A single genomic interval of Arthrobacter globiformis harbors:
- a CDS encoding N(5)-(carboxyethyl)ornithine synthase — MTNSPKHLTLGVLASTRKPDERRLPIHPLHLDRIAPELRQQLIFEEGYGERFGVSDAHLASRVGRIAPRAQLVADADVVLLPKPQPEDLAELRDGQVLWGWPHCVQDRAITQLAIDKKLTLIAFEAMNHWASDGGFGLHVFHKNNELAGYCSVLHSLALSGSTGDYGRRLSAVVIGFGATARGAVTALNAHGIHDVQVLTNRGVAAVGSPIHSVRIAQFDHDDRAPFLSEVITERGRVPLAPFLAESDIVVNCTLQNPNAPLTYLRTEDLDAFRPGSLIVDVSCDEGMGFSWAKNTTFAEPMFTVGDHIDYYAVDHSPSYLWNSSSWEISEALLPFLETVVSGPDAWTENETIRRAIEIRDGVIRNMDVLQFQQRAPEYPHLPLDG; from the coding sequence GTGACAAATTCACCGAAACACCTCACCCTTGGAGTCCTGGCCAGCACCCGGAAGCCCGACGAGCGGCGCCTCCCCATCCACCCGCTCCATTTGGACCGAATCGCCCCGGAACTGCGCCAGCAGCTTATCTTCGAGGAAGGCTACGGCGAACGATTCGGCGTCTCGGACGCCCATCTGGCATCGCGCGTGGGGCGCATCGCCCCGCGCGCGCAACTGGTGGCAGATGCCGACGTCGTGCTCCTGCCAAAACCCCAGCCTGAAGACCTTGCCGAGCTCCGTGACGGCCAAGTCCTCTGGGGGTGGCCGCACTGTGTCCAGGACCGGGCGATCACCCAGCTGGCGATCGACAAAAAGCTCACGCTGATCGCCTTCGAGGCGATGAATCACTGGGCCAGCGACGGCGGCTTCGGCCTGCACGTGTTCCACAAGAACAACGAGCTGGCCGGGTACTGCTCCGTGCTGCACTCGTTGGCGCTGTCCGGCTCTACGGGCGATTACGGCCGCCGGCTAAGCGCCGTCGTTATCGGCTTCGGAGCCACCGCGCGTGGCGCCGTCACGGCACTGAATGCCCACGGCATCCATGACGTCCAGGTGCTGACCAACCGCGGTGTTGCAGCCGTGGGCTCGCCCATCCATTCGGTGCGGATCGCGCAGTTCGACCACGATGATCGGGCCCCGTTCCTCAGCGAGGTCATCACCGAGCGCGGTCGTGTGCCGCTGGCGCCGTTCCTCGCTGAGAGCGATATCGTGGTCAACTGCACCCTGCAGAACCCCAATGCGCCGCTGACCTACCTGCGCACCGAGGACCTTGACGCGTTCCGTCCTGGCAGCCTGATCGTGGACGTCTCCTGCGACGAGGGCATGGGCTTCAGCTGGGCGAAAAACACCACCTTCGCCGAACCCATGTTCACGGTCGGCGACCACATCGACTACTACGCGGTGGACCACAGCCCTTCCTACCTCTGGAATTCCTCCAGCTGGGAAATCAGCGAGGCGCTGCTGCCCTTCCTGGAAACCGTGGTCTCAGGCCCTGATGCGTGGACGGAGAACGAGACCATCCGGCGGGCGATCGAAATCCGCGACGGAGTCATTCGCAACATGGACGTGCTGCAGTTCCAACAGCGTGCGCCGGAATACCCGCATTTGCCGCTCGACGGCTAG
- a CDS encoding ABC transporter ATP-binding protein, which yields MSTSSRAQRAEQTGTGAAPGTQQSAVVRIPRPTGGPGRGGPFAGMNVPAEKALNFGPSARRLLGELRPERAWLALVLALAVVSVAFSVTGPRLLGEGTNLIFAGVVSKNLPAGASKEEVIAGLRASGQNAQADMIGAMTLTPGKGIDFAALANVLLWALALYVLASAFGWIQAYVLNGVVQRTVYRLRERIEAKIHRLPLRYFDSIQRGELLSRVTNDVDNISQSLQQSISQAVTSLLTVAGVLVMMFLLSPVLALIALVTVPLTLVTTALIAKRSQKLFVAQWKHTGELNGQIEETYTGHALVKVFGRQREVEERFRQKNAELFDASFGAQFISGLIMPALTFIGNLVYVGVAVVGALQVASGAMQLGDVQAFIQYSRQFTQPLAQLGSMANLLQSGVASAERVFELLDEEEQSPEAAGSAPDGGRGRLVFENVSFSYSSDKPLITDLSLVAEPGQTVAIVGPTGAGKTTLVNLMMRFYELDAGRITLDGVDVTSVPRRELRSRMGMVLQDTWLFGGTIRDNIAYGRPSASEEEIMEAAQATYVDRFVRALPEGYDTVLEDEGSNVSAGEKQLLTIARAFLSRPSVLILDEATSSVDTRTELLVQKAMSALRSDRTSFVIAHRLSTIRDADLILVMEAGQIVEQGTHTSLLSSGGAYARLYEAQFAAPAAEV from the coding sequence ATGAGCACGTCGAGCCGGGCCCAGCGAGCCGAGCAGACCGGAACCGGCGCTGCCCCCGGAACCCAGCAGTCCGCCGTCGTACGCATTCCCCGGCCCACGGGCGGACCGGGACGCGGCGGACCGTTTGCCGGGATGAACGTCCCGGCGGAGAAGGCGCTGAACTTCGGGCCGTCGGCCCGGCGGCTGCTGGGGGAGCTGCGCCCCGAGCGGGCGTGGCTGGCGCTGGTACTGGCGCTCGCCGTCGTAAGCGTGGCGTTCTCGGTGACCGGGCCGCGGCTGCTGGGCGAGGGCACCAACCTGATCTTCGCCGGCGTCGTGTCCAAGAACCTGCCGGCCGGGGCGAGCAAGGAAGAGGTGATCGCCGGGCTGCGGGCGTCCGGGCAGAACGCGCAGGCGGACATGATCGGGGCGATGACGCTGACGCCGGGCAAGGGGATCGACTTCGCGGCGCTGGCGAACGTGCTGCTGTGGGCGCTGGCGCTGTATGTGCTGGCGTCGGCGTTCGGCTGGATCCAGGCGTATGTGCTGAACGGCGTGGTGCAGCGGACCGTGTACCGGCTGCGGGAGCGGATCGAGGCCAAGATCCACCGGCTGCCGCTGCGGTACTTCGACTCCATCCAGCGCGGCGAGCTGCTCAGCCGGGTGACGAACGACGTGGACAACATCTCCCAGAGCCTGCAGCAGTCCATCTCCCAGGCGGTCACGTCGCTGCTGACAGTGGCGGGCGTGCTGGTGATGATGTTCCTGCTCTCGCCGGTGCTGGCGCTGATTGCGCTGGTGACGGTGCCGCTGACGCTGGTGACGACGGCGCTGATCGCCAAGCGTTCGCAGAAGCTGTTCGTGGCGCAATGGAAGCACACGGGGGAGTTGAACGGGCAGATCGAGGAGACCTACACGGGGCACGCGCTGGTGAAGGTGTTCGGCCGGCAGCGGGAGGTGGAGGAACGGTTCCGGCAGAAGAACGCCGAGCTGTTCGATGCGAGCTTCGGGGCGCAGTTCATTTCCGGCCTGATCATGCCGGCGCTGACGTTTATCGGGAACCTGGTGTACGTGGGGGTCGCCGTGGTGGGCGCGCTTCAGGTGGCGTCCGGGGCCATGCAGCTGGGCGACGTGCAGGCGTTCATCCAGTACTCGCGGCAGTTCACGCAGCCGCTGGCCCAGCTGGGCTCGATGGCCAACCTGCTGCAGTCCGGGGTGGCGTCGGCGGAGCGGGTGTTCGAGCTGCTGGATGAGGAGGAGCAGTCCCCTGAGGCTGCTGGTTCTGCTCCCGACGGCGGGCGGGGCCGGCTGGTGTTCGAGAACGTCTCGTTCTCCTACTCATCCGACAAACCGCTGATCACGGACCTCAGCCTGGTGGCGGAACCGGGGCAGACGGTGGCGATCGTCGGACCCACGGGGGCCGGCAAGACCACCCTGGTGAACCTGATGATGCGGTTCTACGAGCTGGATGCGGGCCGGATAACGCTCGACGGCGTGGACGTCACCTCCGTCCCGCGGCGGGAGCTGCGCTCGCGGATGGGGATGGTGCTGCAGGATACGTGGCTGTTCGGCGGGACCATCCGGGACAACATCGCGTACGGCCGGCCCTCGGCGTCGGAGGAGGAGATCATGGAGGCGGCGCAGGCGACGTACGTGGACCGGTTCGTGCGTGCGCTGCCGGAGGGGTACGACACGGTGCTCGAGGACGAGGGCTCCAACGTCTCGGCGGGGGAGAAGCAGCTACTGACGATTGCCCGGGCATTCCTGTCCCGGCCGTCGGTGCTGATCCTGGACGAGGCGACGAGCTCGGTGGATACCCGCACTGAGCTGCTGGTGCAGAAGGCGATGAGCGCGCTTCGGAGCGACCGGACGAGCTTCGTGATCGCGCACCGCCTCTCCACGATCCGCGACGCCGACCTCATCCTGGTGATGGAGGCCGGGCAGATCGTGGAGCAGGGCACCCACACTTCTTTGCTTTCTTCGGGCGGGGCGTATGCGCGCCTGTACGAGGCGCAGTTCGCGGCGCCGGCGGCTGAGGTTTGA
- a CDS encoding ABC transporter ATP-binding protein: MLWKLLVRYLQPQRRLLIAVVVFQLAQSIASLYLPTLNADIIDLGVATGDTGYILRVGSLMLFITLLQIACAVTAVYFGAKAAMGMGRDLRGAIFTRVGGFSEQEVTRFGPASLITRSTNDVQQVQQLVLMSATLMVAAPMLSIGGVVMAVRQDAQLSWLIAVSVPALLLGVGVIISRMVPLFRLMQLRIDAVNRVLREQLAGIRVVRAFVREDLETERFAGANADVTDTALRAGRLMALAFPVVMLVLNVSSVAVIWFGSFRIEDGSMRVGTLVAFLSYLLQILMSVMMATFMAVMIPRAAVSADRIGEVLETESSVRPPVNPVVFAADTSRATARGELEMRDVGFAYPGAERPVLSGISFTAPAGRTTAVIGSTGSGKTTLVNLMPRLFDATSGSVMMGGVDVRELHPDLLWGHIGLVPQRPYLFSGTVRSNLLYGKPDATEEELWHALATAQAEDFVREMEGGLDAPVSQGGTNVSGGQRQRLAIARALIKRPELYIFDDSFSSLDTATDARLRRALHRDTAGATLVIIAQRVSSIVDADQILVLDGGRIVGRGTHSELLESSETYREIVSSQLAAEEAA, encoded by the coding sequence ATGCTCTGGAAGCTTCTTGTCCGGTACCTGCAGCCGCAACGGCGGCTGCTGATCGCCGTCGTCGTTTTTCAGTTGGCGCAGTCCATTGCCTCCCTTTATCTCCCCACCCTGAACGCGGACATCATCGACCTGGGCGTGGCCACGGGGGACACCGGCTACATCCTGCGCGTTGGCAGCCTCATGCTGTTCATCACCCTGCTGCAGATTGCGTGCGCGGTGACGGCGGTGTACTTCGGAGCCAAGGCGGCGATGGGGATGGGGCGCGACCTGCGCGGGGCGATCTTCACCCGGGTGGGCGGGTTCTCCGAGCAGGAGGTCACCCGGTTTGGCCCGGCAAGCCTCATCACCAGGTCCACCAACGACGTCCAGCAGGTCCAGCAGCTGGTGCTGATGTCTGCCACTCTGATGGTGGCCGCGCCCATGCTCAGCATCGGCGGCGTGGTGATGGCCGTCCGTCAGGATGCCCAGCTGTCCTGGCTGATCGCGGTGAGCGTGCCGGCGCTGCTCTTAGGCGTTGGGGTGATCATTAGCCGGATGGTGCCGCTGTTCCGCCTGATGCAGCTGCGGATCGACGCCGTCAACAGGGTGCTCCGCGAGCAGCTGGCGGGCATCAGGGTGGTGCGGGCGTTTGTGCGCGAGGACCTGGAGACCGAGCGCTTCGCGGGCGCCAACGCGGACGTGACGGACACGGCGCTGCGTGCCGGGCGGCTGATGGCGCTCGCCTTTCCCGTGGTGATGCTGGTGCTCAACGTCTCCAGCGTGGCGGTGATCTGGTTCGGATCCTTCCGGATTGAGGACGGCTCCATGCGGGTGGGCACGCTGGTGGCGTTCCTCAGCTACCTGCTGCAGATCCTGATGTCCGTCATGATGGCCACCTTCATGGCCGTGATGATCCCGCGCGCTGCGGTCTCGGCGGACCGGATCGGGGAGGTGCTGGAGACGGAGTCGTCCGTGCGCCCACCGGTGAACCCGGTGGTTTTCGCGGCTGATACTTCCCGGGCCACCGCCCGCGGTGAGCTGGAAATGCGCGACGTCGGATTCGCCTACCCGGGTGCCGAGCGGCCGGTCCTCAGCGGCATCAGCTTCACGGCCCCGGCGGGGCGGACGACGGCGGTGATCGGCAGCACTGGGTCGGGGAAAACCACGCTGGTGAACCTCATGCCGCGGCTGTTCGACGCCACTTCAGGGTCGGTGATGATGGGCGGTGTGGACGTGCGGGAGCTGCACCCTGACCTGCTGTGGGGGCACATCGGACTGGTGCCGCAGCGGCCGTACCTGTTTTCCGGAACCGTGCGGAGCAACCTGCTGTACGGCAAGCCGGATGCCACCGAGGAGGAGCTGTGGCACGCGCTGGCCACCGCCCAGGCCGAGGACTTTGTGCGGGAGATGGAGGGCGGCCTGGACGCACCCGTCTCACAGGGCGGCACGAACGTGTCCGGCGGGCAGCGGCAGCGGCTGGCGATCGCCCGGGCGCTGATAAAGCGGCCCGAGCTGTACATCTTTGACGACTCGTTTTCCTCGCTGGACACCGCCACGGACGCCCGGCTCCGGCGGGCGCTGCACCGGGACACCGCTGGCGCCACGCTGGTGATCATCGCCCAGCGGGTCTCCAGCATCGTGGACGCGGACCAGATTTTGGTGCTCGACGGCGGCAGGATCGTCGGGCGCGGAACGCACAGTGAGTTGCTGGAGAGTTCGGAGACATACCGCGAAATCGTGTCCTCGCAGCTGGCGGCGGAGGAGGCGGCATGA
- a CDS encoding YbaK/EbsC family protein — MSDTLLLPPVANALAAHGVAHEVLECSPELADTAEFCAHYGFSLEQAANTILVGSKKIDPPRYAVCVVLGTTRLDVNRSVRALLDVKRASFADAETTTALTGMLVGGVTVPGIEGLPVYVDRSVMDVPRVVMGGGNRSSKIVLDPAELLKLPGVEVVDGLATPREPAEVPGD; from the coding sequence GTGAGTGACACGCTCCTGTTGCCTCCCGTGGCTAATGCTCTGGCGGCCCATGGCGTGGCCCACGAGGTCCTCGAGTGCTCGCCGGAGCTGGCGGACACAGCGGAGTTCTGCGCCCACTACGGCTTCAGCCTGGAGCAGGCGGCCAACACCATCCTGGTTGGCTCCAAGAAGATTGACCCGCCACGGTATGCGGTGTGCGTGGTCCTGGGCACCACCCGGCTGGACGTGAACCGATCCGTCCGCGCCCTTCTCGACGTCAAGCGCGCCTCCTTCGCCGACGCCGAGACCACCACCGCGCTGACCGGCATGCTGGTGGGCGGCGTCACCGTGCCCGGCATTGAGGGACTGCCAGTGTACGTGGACCGGTCCGTGATGGACGTGCCCCGGGTTGTCATGGGCGGCGGCAACAGATCCAGCAAGATCGTCCTCGACCCCGCCGAGCTCCTCAAGTTGCCGGGAGTCGAGGTGGTGGACGGGCTCGCCACACCGCGGGAACCTGCCGAGGTGCCGGGCGACTGA
- a CDS encoding PhzF family phenazine biosynthesis protein — translation MAANVNDYPFSQVDVFAPGPKAGNPVAVVHDADGLSDEQMQSFANWTNLSETTFLLKPTQPEADYRLRIFTPASELPFAGHPTLGSAHAWLENGGQPQHPGELVQECEVGLVKISQTADEQFFEAPPLRRSGPVEAEVLEQAIASLGITPEQVLDSNWVDNGPGWIGIRLASARQVLDLTPDFVTMAKLNVGVIGAYGDGGPADFEVRGFVPGLAVPEDPVTGSLNAGLAQWLIGSGVAEGNYTVSQGTVLGRGGLVTITTEGDSIWVGGTSRTVIRGSVSL, via the coding sequence ATGGCCGCCAACGTGAACGATTATCCCTTTTCGCAGGTCGACGTCTTTGCCCCCGGGCCCAAGGCCGGCAACCCGGTCGCCGTCGTCCATGACGCCGACGGCCTGTCAGACGAGCAGATGCAAAGTTTCGCCAACTGGACCAACCTCTCGGAAACCACGTTCCTGCTGAAGCCGACGCAACCGGAGGCGGACTACCGGCTCCGGATCTTCACGCCGGCGTCCGAGCTTCCCTTCGCCGGCCACCCGACGCTCGGCTCCGCGCACGCGTGGCTGGAGAACGGCGGCCAGCCGCAGCACCCAGGAGAACTCGTACAGGAATGCGAGGTGGGGCTCGTCAAGATCAGCCAAACGGCCGACGAACAGTTCTTCGAGGCCCCGCCGCTGCGCCGTTCCGGTCCGGTGGAAGCTGAGGTGCTGGAGCAGGCCATCGCCAGCCTGGGCATCACGCCCGAGCAGGTCCTGGACAGCAACTGGGTGGACAACGGCCCGGGCTGGATCGGCATCCGGCTGGCCTCGGCCCGGCAGGTGTTGGACCTGACGCCGGACTTCGTCACCATGGCCAAGCTGAACGTGGGCGTCATCGGTGCTTACGGGGACGGCGGCCCGGCGGATTTCGAGGTGCGCGGCTTCGTTCCCGGCCTCGCAGTCCCCGAAGACCCGGTTACCGGCAGCCTGAACGCAGGCCTTGCCCAGTGGCTGATCGGCTCAGGAGTGGCGGAGGGCAACTACACCGTCAGCCAGGGCACGGTCCTGGGCCGCGGCGGCCTGGTCACCATCACCACAGAGGGCGACAGCATATGGGTCGGCGGCACCAGCCGCACGGTCATCCGGGGCAGCGTCTCCCTGTAG
- a CDS encoding AAA family ATPase, whose protein sequence is MLIVLTGIDGSGKTTAARSLVAAARAKGSKALLLSNYAGRRRMSLLSARLGIHLPARLADAAETTMRVFNVLVSTGRATRFEGLVVMDRHLHCQLALREARGQRRGRFLPWLLRTLPAPDLVLHLDVNPAEAHQRILVRGTDEESVADLTALRNAYRALPEYADMVEIYAGGPPARVLTRLLDAVDSQRQLKV, encoded by the coding sequence ATGCTCATTGTTCTGACAGGAATCGACGGTTCGGGAAAAACGACGGCGGCCCGTTCCCTGGTTGCGGCGGCCCGCGCGAAGGGCAGCAAGGCACTTCTGCTGAGCAACTATGCAGGCCGGCGGCGCATGTCCCTACTCAGCGCCAGGCTCGGCATCCACCTGCCTGCCCGGCTGGCCGACGCGGCGGAAACCACCATGCGCGTATTCAATGTGCTGGTGTCCACTGGCCGGGCAACCCGCTTCGAGGGGCTGGTTGTTATGGACCGCCACCTCCACTGCCAGCTGGCATTGCGCGAGGCAAGGGGCCAGCGCCGCGGACGCTTTCTCCCCTGGCTGCTCCGCACTCTTCCGGCCCCGGACCTGGTCCTTCACCTGGACGTGAATCCCGCAGAGGCGCACCAGCGGATCCTGGTGCGCGGCACGGACGAGGAGTCCGTGGCCGATCTGACCGCCCTGCGGAACGCCTACCGTGCACTTCCCGAGTACGCGGACATGGTGGAGATCTACGCCGGCGGGCCGCCGGCGCGCGTGCTCACCAGGCTGCTCGACGCGGTCGATTCACAACGGCAACTCAAGGTTTAG
- a CDS encoding SRPBCC family protein, translated as MSTRVEKRILVNVPVSTAYNQWTQFEDFPHFMGGVKKVTQLSDDRLEWVAEIAGVKRKWEARILEQKPDQKVAWAATEGATNAGSVEFEDVGGGQTSIKLFIDYEPEGIVEKIGDKLHVVEHQAEADLKKFKAFIEDEGYASGAWRGAVNEGGSVGTPGVEHAAGSLGDSGKAGVSGKMAAAAGVAAAAGAAAAVAAGGKDKDADTVYVVDETVTPVVPEYTETTVVTDTTDTPGFAGGTAADTVTGGAVAGGTAAGTGSALTDESIAHPFDQTNGLIDDEGDSDETAASDTRSAANRAEWEEGGPGTVPPLGGTSGQH; from the coding sequence ATGAGCACGAGGGTTGAGAAGCGCATTCTGGTGAACGTGCCGGTCAGCACGGCATACAACCAGTGGACCCAGTTCGAAGACTTCCCGCACTTCATGGGCGGCGTCAAAAAAGTGACCCAACTCAGCGACGACCGCCTCGAATGGGTTGCCGAGATCGCCGGCGTGAAGCGCAAGTGGGAGGCGCGGATCCTCGAACAGAAGCCGGACCAGAAGGTTGCCTGGGCGGCCACTGAGGGTGCCACCAACGCAGGCTCGGTGGAGTTTGAAGACGTGGGCGGCGGCCAGACCTCCATCAAGCTGTTCATCGACTACGAACCCGAAGGGATCGTGGAGAAGATCGGCGACAAGCTCCACGTCGTGGAGCACCAGGCCGAGGCCGACCTAAAGAAGTTCAAGGCATTCATCGAGGACGAAGGCTACGCCAGCGGCGCCTGGCGGGGCGCGGTCAACGAAGGCGGCTCGGTGGGCACCCCGGGCGTTGAGCACGCTGCCGGATCGCTCGGCGACAGCGGCAAGGCCGGCGTCTCCGGCAAGATGGCGGCAGCTGCCGGAGTAGCCGCCGCAGCAGGCGCGGCGGCGGCAGTTGCAGCGGGCGGCAAGGACAAGGACGCAGACACTGTGTATGTCGTCGACGAGACCGTCACCCCGGTGGTCCCCGAGTACACCGAAACCACCGTTGTTACCGACACGACCGATACCCCCGGCTTCGCCGGCGGAACTGCGGCGGACACCGTTACCGGCGGAGCTGTCGCCGGTGGAACTGCGGCAGGCACCGGCTCGGCACTGACGGACGAGAGCATCGCCCATCCCTTCGACCAGACCAACGGCTTGATCGATGACGAAGGCGACTCGGACGAGACGGCTGCAAGCGACACTCGAAGCGCGGCAAACCGGGCCGAATGGGAAGAAGGCGGCCCGGGCACGGTTCCGCCCCTGGGCGGCACCAGCGGCCAGCACTAA
- a CDS encoding ArsR/SmtB family transcription factor, producing the protein MLPDIFGALANPARRTILDELRNGPRTAGDLTNLLEQSRSAASEHLAVLRETGLVREERHGRHRVYHLEATGLAEVGGWLKHYEHYWNRRLDTLGNLLDEENPS; encoded by the coding sequence GTGCTTCCCGACATCTTCGGCGCCCTGGCCAACCCGGCACGGCGCACCATCCTCGACGAGCTCCGGAACGGGCCGCGGACAGCGGGCGACCTCACGAACCTGCTCGAGCAGAGCCGCTCCGCTGCGTCGGAACACCTGGCCGTGCTCCGCGAGACCGGACTCGTCCGGGAAGAGCGGCACGGAAGGCACCGGGTATATCACCTTGAGGCCACCGGCCTGGCCGAGGTGGGCGGCTGGCTGAAGCATTACGAGCACTACTGGAACCGGCGCCTCGATACGCTAGGCAACCTACTGGACGAGGAGAACCCATCATGA
- a CDS encoding SRPBCC family protein, translated as MTDNTIRLTRHFPHSPEALWKALTTPDLLSRWWAPGDIAPTVGHRFTLDMGAWGQQQCEVLSVDPGTSISFLFAEGGLDTTITWTLETVEDGTVLHLEHAGFKLDTPMGQQAFQGMGNGWPGVLSRIDGVLVDAARA; from the coding sequence ATGACCGACAATACGATCCGCCTCACACGCCACTTCCCGCACTCACCCGAGGCATTATGGAAGGCGCTCACGACGCCGGACCTGCTCTCCCGCTGGTGGGCACCCGGGGACATCGCCCCCACCGTCGGCCACCGTTTCACCCTGGACATGGGCGCCTGGGGCCAGCAGCAGTGCGAAGTCCTCAGCGTCGATCCCGGCACCTCGATCAGCTTTCTGTTTGCCGAAGGCGGCTTGGACACAACCATCACTTGGACGCTTGAAACTGTCGAAGACGGCACAGTCCTGCACCTTGAGCACGCGGGCTTCAAGCTCGATACGCCGATGGGCCAGCAGGCCTTCCAGGGCATGGGCAACGGCTGGCCCGGAGTGCTGTCCCGGATTGATGGCGTCCTCGTCGACGCCGCGCGGGCGTAA
- a CDS encoding hydroxypyruvate isomerase family protein, with protein sequence MTYTVNCSILLTELPLLERPAAAKAAGFDGVEFWWPFENSVPSDAETTAFERAITDAGVQLSGLNFNAGNMPGGDRGLVSWKGRCSEFKDNIDVVAGIGERLGCTAFNALYGNRQEEFSPEEQDELAAKNLAAAAEGVARIGGTVLLEPVSGAPRYPLLKAQDALDVIARVKAESGAQNIKLLADFYHLAVNGDDVAAVIENHAKDFGHIQIADNPGRGAPGTGELPLGEWIARSRELGYDGYIGLEYKEPQETAFSWAIREHAAQ encoded by the coding sequence ATGACGTACACAGTGAACTGCTCCATCCTCCTGACGGAGCTGCCCCTGCTCGAGCGCCCCGCAGCCGCGAAGGCGGCCGGTTTTGACGGCGTCGAGTTCTGGTGGCCCTTCGAGAACTCAGTCCCTTCCGACGCCGAGACCACGGCTTTCGAGCGCGCCATCACCGACGCCGGCGTCCAGCTCTCCGGCCTGAACTTCAACGCCGGCAACATGCCCGGCGGTGACCGCGGCCTGGTGTCGTGGAAGGGACGCTGCTCCGAGTTCAAGGACAACATCGACGTCGTCGCCGGCATCGGCGAGCGCCTCGGCTGCACGGCTTTCAACGCTCTCTACGGCAACCGCCAGGAGGAATTCAGCCCTGAGGAGCAGGACGAACTGGCGGCCAAGAACCTGGCCGCTGCTGCCGAGGGCGTGGCCCGCATCGGCGGCACCGTCCTCCTCGAACCCGTCAGCGGAGCCCCGCGCTACCCGCTCCTGAAGGCCCAGGACGCGCTCGACGTGATCGCCAGGGTCAAGGCAGAATCCGGCGCCCAGAACATCAAACTGCTCGCGGACTTCTATCACCTGGCCGTCAACGGGGACGACGTCGCCGCCGTCATCGAAAACCACGCCAAGGACTTCGGCCACATCCAGATTGCCGACAACCCCGGCCGCGGGGCTCCCGGAACCGGCGAGCTTCCCCTCGGCGAGTGGATCGCCCGCAGCCGCGAACTCGGCTACGACGGCTACATCGGCCTCGAGTACAAGGAACCGCAGGAAACCGCCTTCAGCTGGGCCATCCGCGAACACGCCGCCCAGTAG
- a CDS encoding 2-hydroxy-3-oxopropionate reductase codes for MSNVAVIGLGIMGLPMAINLVKAGHTVTGFNRSQDKIDKLVSEGGQGASSIADAVKDAEVVITMVPDSPDVEGVVSGPDGVFANAKQGALWIDASSIRPDVAKRLSDDAVAAGIRPLDAPVSGGEQGAIDAVLSIMVGGDKADFEAAQDVLNAVGKTIVHVGPSGSGQTVKAANQLIVAVNIEVLGEAIAFLEAYGVDTDAALKVLGGGLAGSKVLDQKGQKMLDRNFDPGFRLALHHKDLGIVTSAAREANVSIPLGAVVAQLVAATVNQGDGGLDHSGLFKQVLQLSGRE; via the coding sequence ATGAGCAACGTTGCAGTCATCGGACTCGGAATCATGGGCCTGCCCATGGCCATCAACCTCGTCAAGGCCGGCCACACCGTCACCGGCTTCAACCGTAGCCAGGACAAGATCGACAAGCTCGTCTCCGAAGGGGGCCAGGGCGCCTCCAGCATCGCGGACGCCGTCAAGGACGCCGAGGTCGTCATCACCATGGTGCCGGACTCCCCCGACGTCGAAGGCGTCGTCAGCGGCCCGGACGGCGTGTTCGCCAATGCGAAGCAGGGCGCCCTCTGGATCGACGCGTCGAGCATCCGCCCGGACGTCGCCAAGCGCCTGTCCGATGACGCCGTCGCGGCCGGTATCCGCCCGCTCGACGCTCCGGTTTCCGGCGGCGAACAGGGTGCCATCGACGCCGTCCTGTCCATCATGGTCGGCGGCGACAAGGCAGACTTCGAGGCAGCCCAGGACGTCCTGAACGCCGTCGGCAAAACCATCGTCCACGTCGGCCCCTCCGGCTCCGGCCAGACCGTCAAGGCTGCGAACCAGCTGATCGTCGCCGTCAACATCGAGGTCCTCGGTGAAGCCATCGCGTTCCTTGAGGCCTACGGCGTGGACACCGACGCCGCCCTCAAGGTCCTCGGCGGCGGCCTGGCCGGTTCCAAGGTCCTCGACCAGAAGGGCCAGAAGATGCTGGACCGCAACTTCGACCCCGGCTTCCGCCTCGCCCTCCACCACAAGGACCTAGGCATTGTCACCTCCGCCGCCCGCGAAGCCAACGTCTCCATCCCGCTCGGCGCCGTCGTCGCCCAGCTCGTCGCCGCCACCGTCAACCAGGGCGACGGCGGCCTCGACCACTCGGGACTCTTCAAGCAGGTCCTCCAGCTCAGCGGCCGGGAGTAA